One Methanobrevibacter sp. V74 DNA window includes the following coding sequences:
- a CDS encoding TIGR00296 family protein: MISDRAGEYLVKIAKESIKHFLKTGTQLEKPTDYPIELDEELGVFVTLNKNNELRGCIGYAEPIKPAIDAAMEMALAAALDDPRFPQVSESEFEDLDFEVTVLTKPEMIVVGHYNQYFDEIEIGRDGLIIQKGYARGLLLPQVAVENAFTKEDFLDHTCMKAGISADSWMDESCDVFKFQGQIFK, encoded by the coding sequence ATGATAAGTGATAGGGCAGGAGAGTATTTAGTTAAAATAGCAAAAGAATCTATTAAACATTTTTTAAAAACAGGTACGCAATTAGAAAAACCTACTGATTATCCAATTGAATTAGATGAAGAATTGGGCGTTTTTGTAACTTTAAATAAAAACAATGAATTAAGAGGTTGTATTGGGTATGCAGAACCTATTAAACCAGCCATTGATGCGGCAATGGAAATGGCACTAGCAGCTGCACTTGATGATCCGAGATTTCCTCAAGTAAGTGAAAGTGAATTTGAAGATTTGGATTTTGAAGTTACAGTATTGACAAAACCTGAAATGATTGTTGTAGGGCACTATAACCAATACTTTGATGAAATTGAAATTGGTCGTGACGGATTAATTATTCAAAAAGGATATGCTAGAGGATTATTGCTTCCCCAAGTAGCTGTTGAAAATGCATTTACAAAAGAAGACTTTTTAGATCACACATGTATGAAAGCAGGAATTAGTGCAGACAGCTGGATGGATGAAAGCTGTGATGTGTTTAAATTCCAGGGCCAAATTTTTAAATAG
- a CDS encoding transposase produces the protein MADAKLDETEIYNQLKSESTINSLKNEFKEFIANNNSSEEQFLVKIKNKANKLIPEKHTNIENIQKEILIESLNKEHLINNLQKERRIAAILDNYSVHKAKLVIQASKILNIKLIHLPVYSPHLNPIEQVWKSIKKHIGNYLFDTIEFMEELFEKEFYRIINNDSYYKNWIKKFINLN, from the coding sequence TTGGCAGATGCGAAATTAGATGAAACTGAAATATATAATCAACTAAAATCTGAAAGCACAATTAACTCATTAAAAAATGAATTTAAAGAATTTATAGCAAACAATAATAGTTCTGAAGAACAATTTTTAGTAAAAATAAAAAATAAAGCAAATAAATTAATTCCTGAAAAGCACACAAACATAGAAAATATTCAAAAAGAAATACTAATTGAATCACTAAACAAAGAACATTTAATCAATAATCTACAAAAAGAAAGAAGAATTGCAGCAATATTGGATAATTACTCAGTTCACAAAGCTAAATTAGTGATTCAAGCATCAAAAATATTAAATATAAAATTAATTCATTTACCAGTGTATTCCCCTCACTTAAACCCAATAGAACAAGTCTGGAAATCAATAAAAAAACACATAGGAAACTATTTATTTGATACAATAGAATTCATGGAAGAACTATTCGAAAAAGAATTTTATAGGATTATAAATAATGATTCATATTATAAAAATTGGATTAAAAAATTCATCAACCTTAACTAA
- a CDS encoding helix-turn-helix domain-containing protein, with amino-acid sequence MLILTKKSHFLKFMKLKLLKDLKRYIEFYEKITFIEDIYAGETVKYAIEKRGKTIPTGHAWLKAWNEEGFDGLLRKEGSGRKTKLSEKQFEELKENIIKKQLTSVREVKHEIIEEFGVTYSDRQIRRIMKNLGFG; translated from the coding sequence ATGCTTATATTAACAAAAAAATCCCACTTTCTAAAATTCATGAAGTTAAAGCTGCTCAAGGATTTAAAACGTTATATAGAATTTTATGAAAAAATTACATTCATTGAAGACATTTATGCTGGTGAAACAGTAAAATATGCAATAGAAAAACGTGGGAAAACAATTCCAACAGGCCATGCATGGTTAAAAGCTTGGAATGAAGAAGGATTTGATGGATTACTTAGAAAAGAAGGATCTGGACGAAAAACAAAATTATCAGAAAAACAATTTGAAGAACTAAAAGAGAACATTATAAAAAAACAATTAACAAGCGTTAGAGAAGTAAAACACGAAATAATCGAAGAATTTGGCGTTACTTATAGTGATAGACAAATTAGGCGGATAATGAAAAATTTAGGCTTCGGATAA
- a CDS encoding transposase: MSKTILALFSDKYIQHQLIMEKPIAIILDNYSVHHAIFFTELCNILNMDLIHLPPYSPKYNPIEQVWRTIKAKISRKFITSIEQLKFIFKNKFEQVVDNESFWENWLWKFL, from the coding sequence TTGTCCAAAACTATATTAGCATTATTTTCTGATAAATATATTCAACATCAATTGATAATGGAAAAACCAATAGCTATAATCTTAGATAATTATAGTGTGCATCATGCTATCTTTTTCACTGAGTTATGCAATATTTTAAATATGGACTTAATTCATTTACCTCCATATTCTCCAAAATATAATCCAATAGAACAAGTTTGGAGGACAATAAAAGCAAAAATATCAAGAAAATTCATAACAAGCATTGAACAATTAAAATTTATCTTTAAAAACAAATTTGAACAAGTAGTAGATAATGAAAGTTTCTGGGAAAATTGGCTCTGGAAGTTTCTATAA
- a CDS encoding NosD domain-containing protein produces MGAHNIQVINNTFDGPVLDGVSIVSTSGDVLVENNTFINNAYAVFYGGASTKGSVIKNNKFISCGYLETSYYNNLKQWENNTYDNLPVISLKKSSDNLDIINNTFVLRE; encoded by the coding sequence ATGGGTGCCCATAACATCCAGGTAATCAACAATACCTTTGACGGACCGGTACTTGACGGTGTGAGCATTGTATCCACTTCAGGTGATGTATTGGTTGAAAACAACACTTTCATAAACAATGCCTATGCAGTTTTCTACGGAGGTGCATCAACCAAGGGATCAGTTATCAAAAACAACAAATTCATTAGCTGCGGTTATCTTGAAACTTCCTATTACAATAATTTAAAACAATGGGAAAACAATACCTATGACAATCTGCCAGTAATAAGCCTTAAAAAATCATCAGATAACCTTGATATCATAAACAATACTTTTGTTCTACGGGAATAA
- a CDS encoding right-handed parallel beta-helix repeat-containing protein: protein MRFQLKTIIRQSVADETTLSTEYRVNGTTTDDIQSAINKASDGDTVNLGESKSYNINTDTIIITKSITLKGENVNITSGSSNCRIQIRGDGIKINGITFINAKPLPSYMGIIEGQAIQVSGSRNIVIDNCRFINFESGVYLSSTSDSTIRNSYFTDTTTHVITSETGTRRLILWVPITSR from the coding sequence GTGCGGTTTCAGCTGAAAACGATAATCAGACAATCTGTTGCAGATGAAACTACGTTAAGCACGGAATACAGAGTCAACGGTACCACAACTGATGATATTCAAAGTGCAATCAACAAGGCAAGTGATGGAGATACGGTAAATTTAGGTGAATCCAAGAGTTACAATATTAACACTGATACGATTATAATAACTAAAAGCATCACTTTAAAAGGTGAAAATGTTAATATTACTTCTGGGTCTAGCAATTGTAGAATTCAAATAAGAGGTGACGGAATCAAAATTAATGGAATCACATTCATTAATGCCAAACCGTTGCCGAGTTATATGGGAATTATAGAAGGTCAGGCGATTCAGGTTAGCGGTTCTAGAAATATTGTTATTGACAACTGCAGGTTCATTAACTTTGAAAGCGGTGTGTATTTATCATCAACATCTGATTCAACTATCAGGAATTCATATTTCACAGACACAACCACTCACGTGATTACAAGTGAGACCGGTACAAGGCGGTTAATCTTATGGGTGCCCATAACATCCAGGTAA
- a CDS encoding right-handed parallel beta-helix repeat-containing protein: MRLNYKIVIAMLVLAIFAVGSVSAAEVVADDVIDDSVDDVVIDDVPLSDSVQDEDDSIDDEIQTTRGYDVDDSMDSDTINRYINTTSTGVVNFTPGTYKSMALVLKDNVALYGNGATIYGNGTDNVFTITGKSNFTITGFNIIVNSTQKAAIYGSNVSNVAITDNTITGGKDGINIFQTYNATTITGNTISGVTRDAISLVNHKTFSDSEWSNWPSSVVSNNNITGGQYAMFFGGNFKGTISGNTITNSTYGMQFAGKKNETNGKLCHCHSYLMHHMLIVS; the protein is encoded by the coding sequence ATGAGATTAAACTATAAAATCGTAATTGCAATGTTGGTTCTTGCAATTTTTGCAGTTGGATCCGTTTCAGCAGCAGAAGTTGTAGCTGATGATGTAATTGATGACTCAGTAGATGATGTTGTCATTGATGATGTGCCTTTATCTGATTCTGTTCAAGATGAAGATGATTCAATTGATGATGAAATTCAAACTACTCGTGGTTATGATGTAGATGACTCAATGGATTCAGATACTATAAATCGATATATTAATACTACATCAACTGGCGTAGTCAATTTCACTCCAGGAACATATAAAAGTATGGCATTAGTCTTAAAAGACAATGTGGCATTATATGGTAACGGAGCAACAATTTATGGTAATGGCACAGACAATGTGTTTACTATTACTGGAAAATCTAATTTCACAATTACTGGATTTAACATAATTGTTAATTCTACACAAAAAGCTGCAATCTATGGATCAAATGTTTCTAATGTAGCAATTACTGATAATACAATTACTGGTGGAAAAGATGGAATAAACATATTCCAAACTTATAATGCAACAACAATAACTGGTAATACAATTTCAGGTGTTACTAGAGATGCAATTTCCTTAGTAAATCATAAAACCTTTTCAGATTCTGAATGGAGTAATTGGCCAAGTTCAGTAGTTTCAAATAACAATATTACTGGTGGACAATATGCAATGTTCTTTGGAGGCAACTTTAAAGGAACAATAAGTGGCAACACCATCACTAATTCTACTTATGGTATGCAATTTGCAGGTAAAAAAAATGAAACTAATGGTAAATTGTGTCATTGTCATAGCTACTTAATGCATCATATGCTGATTGTGTCATGA
- a CDS encoding TetR/AcrR family transcriptional regulator: MVQVLKDDVKNRIFEAALNEFYKKDFKSANLRSIANEADVSVGLIYSYFNNKEDLFDEIVKPAINISFENFNYKNTDPYNVFINFERDMILELLDNHKIFVILADKSSGTKYEEYKEQLVENLTIHISENIDKSHFNNKLESDDVFIHILANTFIEGILEIARHYKGKKWAESMLDLFAEYYYNGFK, from the coding sequence ATGGTTCAAGTTTTAAAGGATGATGTCAAGAATAGAATTTTTGAAGCTGCTTTAAATGAGTTCTATAAAAAAGATTTTAAAAGCGCTAATTTAAGGTCTATTGCAAATGAAGCCGATGTGTCTGTTGGTTTAATTTACTCCTATTTTAATAATAAAGAGGATTTATTTGATGAAATTGTTAAACCAGCCATAAACATTTCATTTGAAAATTTTAATTATAAAAATACTGATCCATATAATGTATTTATTAATTTTGAACGTGATATGATTTTAGAACTTTTAGATAATCATAAAATATTTGTAATTTTGGCTGATAAAAGTTCTGGGACTAAATATGAAGAATACAAAGAACAGTTAGTGGAGAATTTAACAATTCACATCTCTGAAAATATTGATAAATCCCACTTTAATAATAAATTAGAATCTGATGATGTATTTATACACATTTTAGCAAATACTTTCATTGAAGGAATCCTGGAAATAGCCCGTCATTATAAAGGGAAAAAATGGGCTGAAAGTATGCTGGATTTATTTGCGGAATATTATTATAACGGATTTAAATAA
- a CDS encoding transposase, protein MKTNDEIIKINLTNNRLSHFDDENLKEKARKMGRLEIRIALVDIGKNEPEILATNLTSEEFSTEDLKELYGKRWSVETGFDRLKKFNRNRRFQRNSKNNNRTRFSRPHIRL, encoded by the coding sequence ATGAAGACTAATGATGAAATTATAAAAATAAATTTAACAAATAATAGATTAAGTCATTTTGATGATGAAAATTTAAAAGAAAAAGCAAGAAAGATGGGGCGATTAGAAATTCGCATAGCATTAGTAGATATTGGTAAGAACGAACCTGAAATACTTGCAACAAATTTAACATCTGAAGAATTCTCAACAGAAGATTTAAAAGAATTATATGGTAAAAGATGGTCAGTTGAAACTGGATTTGACAGATTAAAAAAATTTAATCGAAATCGAAGATTTCAGCGGAATTCGAAGAACAATAATCGAACAAGATTTTCACGCCCACATATTCGTTTATAA
- a CDS encoding ABC transporter ATP-binding protein encodes MFEILPLLLTVYIINQIMFNSMDLNNLLIISLLIIIFSVLKSVFYGLSIWKTHEYAYEVLVEIRLKVINHLKKLSLGFFQDKKIGNFSNIINHDVEQIELYLAHASPEIMSMTLIPILIFIILLICNWCLALALVSTMPIIFILKKITDYYLSDSLRKFTESSKKMSEDLVEYINTISVIKAFSNNENKTNDVLNGMNDYLKWIKSEMLNITIPSAVISFFSELGLILLIIIGSKLLVDNEIPLIIFILSIILGEQFSKTINRFPTYQHINIILNESIRKINTILNVNPIAKDNITKNPINGDIVFKNVDFSYDGNEKALSDINMIFKENSTTGIIGSSGSGKTTIANLIMGFWKVDKGSVTIGNTNVDSISEKDLSSLISIVQQDVFLFNQSIEDNIQIGRENATKEEIIEAAKKAQIHEFIISLKDGYDTVVGENGVKFSGGEKQRISIARMILKDSPIVILDEATSAVDSANEYLIHEAINNLGKNKTVIIIAHHLNTIKNLDNIILMDNGKLICSGKHEILLNCQKYRDMLNKQNQVDNWQIKEI; translated from the coding sequence ATATTTGAAATATTGCCTTTACTGCTAACAGTCTATATTATTAATCAAATCATGTTTAATTCAATGGATTTGAATAATTTACTAATCATATCATTATTAATTATAATTTTTTCTGTATTAAAATCCGTTTTTTATGGATTGTCCATATGGAAAACCCATGAATATGCATATGAAGTACTAGTAGAAATAAGATTAAAAGTTATAAATCATCTAAAGAAATTATCCCTCGGGTTTTTTCAAGATAAAAAGATTGGAAACTTTTCAAACATTATAAATCATGATGTCGAACAAATAGAATTATATTTGGCACATGCATCACCTGAAATCATGTCAATGACTTTAATTCCAATATTAATTTTTATAATTTTATTAATTTGCAATTGGTGTCTTGCATTAGCATTAGTTTCAACAATGCCAATTATATTCATTCTTAAAAAAATAACGGATTATTATTTAAGTGACTCTTTAAGAAAATTTACAGAAAGCTCTAAAAAAATGTCAGAAGATTTAGTTGAATATATAAACACAATTTCTGTAATAAAAGCATTCAGTAATAATGAAAATAAAACAAATGATGTTTTAAATGGTATGAATGATTACCTAAAATGGATTAAATCTGAAATGTTAAACATTACAATCCCATCAGCAGTAATTTCATTCTTTTCAGAATTAGGACTAATTTTACTAATTATCATTGGCTCAAAGCTCTTAGTTGATAATGAAATTCCTCTAATAATTTTTATTTTATCCATTATCCTAGGAGAACAATTTTCAAAAACAATAAATAGATTTCCCACCTATCAGCATATTAACATAATTTTAAATGAATCCATCAGAAAAATCAACACAATATTAAATGTCAATCCAATAGCTAAGGATAACATTACTAAAAATCCTATCAATGGAGATATTGTATTTAAAAATGTTGATTTTTCATATGATGGTAACGAAAAAGCTTTATCCGATATTAATATGATTTTTAAGGAAAATTCAACTACTGGAATTATTGGATCTTCAGGCAGTGGAAAAACAACTATAGCCAATCTAATAATGGGATTTTGGAAAGTGGATAAGGGATCAGTAACCATCGGAAATACAAATGTTGACAGTATAAGTGAAAAAGATCTTTCTAGTTTAATCTCAATTGTACAACAAGATGTTTTTCTTTTCAATCAATCAATTGAAGATAATATCCAAATCGGAAGGGAAAATGCAACAAAAGAAGAAATAATCGAAGCCGCCAAAAAAGCACAGATTCATGAGTTTATAATTTCTTTAAAAGATGGTTATGATACTGTAGTTGGAGAAAACGGTGTTAAATTTTCAGGTGGAGAAAAACAAAGAATTTCAATAGCAAGAATGATACTAAAAGACTCTCCAATAGTAATTTTGGATGAAGCTACTTCAGCTGTTGATTCTGCTAACGAATACCTTATTCATGAGGCAATAAACAATCTTGGAAAGAATAAAACAGTTATAATAATTGCACATCATTTAAACACAATCAAAAACCTCGACAATATAATTTTAATGGACAATGGGAAGTTAATTTGCAGTGGAAAACATGAAATATTATTAAATTGTCAAAAATATAGGGATATGTTAAATAAACAGAATCAAGTGGATAATTGGCAGATTAAGGAGATTTAA
- a CDS encoding ABC transporter transmembrane domain-containing protein — translation MYRLIFKDMTFKAKLMLFISILSFVAYSLSGIGILILALDMISKIIEGMHVDLMHYWISMILLLIIKVISNCSADILKHFTGFEIVEKIRTSIILKLKKFSLGVYTNERLGEISTIIHKDVDNMEEVVAHIWSRMISDFIIATLIAIGLTLFNWKLSLVMIIPLPFAGIVLYHSIKRGKYLEKTVKDDSFDMVSLFVEYVKSIPLIKAFNKNKKFENLLKGKVKKFSKSSKNLSKFNAKYLGTYNLILEFRNIIFINNRSVFII, via the coding sequence ATGTATAGATTAATTTTTAAAGACATGACTTTTAAAGCAAAATTGATGTTATTCATTTCCATACTGTCTTTTGTTGCATATTCTTTAAGTGGTATTGGAATTTTAATTTTGGCTTTGGATATGATTTCCAAAATAATTGAAGGAATGCATGTTGATTTAATGCATTACTGGATATCCATGATTCTTTTACTTATAATTAAAGTAATTTCAAATTGTTCTGCAGATATTTTAAAACATTTCACTGGCTTTGAAATAGTTGAAAAAATTAGAACATCGATTATTCTAAAGCTTAAAAAATTTTCTCTTGGAGTTTATACTAATGAACGGTTGGGTGAAATTAGTACGATAATTCATAAGGATGTTGACAATATGGAAGAAGTTGTTGCACACATCTGGTCAAGGATGATTAGCGATTTCATAATTGCAACATTAATTGCAATAGGTTTAACCCTATTTAATTGGAAGCTTAGTTTAGTTATGATAATTCCACTGCCGTTTGCAGGCATTGTTTTATATCACAGTATTAAAAGAGGTAAATATTTAGAAAAGACAGTTAAAGATGACTCTTTTGACATGGTCAGTTTGTTTGTAGAGTATGTTAAAAGCATCCCCTTAATTAAAGCATTTAACAAGAATAAAAAATTTGAAAATCTATTAAAAGGAAAGGTTAAAAAATTTTCTAAAAGCAGTAAAAATTTATCTAAATTCAATGCAAAATATCTGGGAACCTATAATTTAATATTAGAGTTTAGGAATATCATTTTTATTAATAATCGGAGTGTTTTTATTATTTAA
- a CDS encoding ATP-binding cassette domain-containing protein — MNYIKVSDSYKRILKFLNEKCIENPANPKKTNNFDITFENVEFSYEDEDFKLKNVNFEIEENTLTALVGPSGSGKTTITNLLLRFWDPDEGKIKIGGVDIQEMDYDYLLSNLSVVMQNVILFADTIYNNIKIGDKNASKEEVIEAAKKAQIHEFIMTLPDGYDTMIGENGLGLSGGQKQRISIARAFLQNAPILILDEITSNVDPINESKIQNAISELAKNKTILVIAHHLNTIKNAENILVFDDGQIVQNGTHDDLIIKEGLYKTLWNVQSKSKEYTF, encoded by the coding sequence TTGAATTACATTAAAGTATCTGATTCATATAAACGAATTTTAAAGTTCCTAAATGAAAAGTGTATTGAAAATCCTGCAAATCCTAAAAAAACTAATAATTTCGACATTACCTTTGAAAATGTTGAATTTTCATATGAGGATGAAGATTTTAAACTTAAAAACGTCAATTTTGAAATTGAAGAGAATACTTTAACTGCACTTGTTGGACCATCAGGTTCTGGAAAAACCACAATCACCAATTTGCTTTTACGATTTTGGGATCCTGATGAGGGAAAAATTAAAATTGGAGGCGTAGATATCCAAGAAATGGATTATGATTATCTATTAAGTAACTTAAGTGTTGTTATGCAAAATGTAATTTTATTTGCTGACACTATTTACAACAATATAAAAATAGGAGATAAAAATGCAAGCAAAGAAGAAGTAATTGAAGCCGCAAAGAAAGCTCAAATTCATGAGTTTATAATGACATTGCCAGACGGTTATGATACAATGATTGGTGAAAATGGTTTGGGTCTTTCAGGCGGACAGAAACAAAGAATATCAATTGCCCGTGCATTTTTACAAAATGCTCCAATATTGATATTGGATGAAATTACAAGTAACGTAGACCCAATTAACGAATCCAAAATTCAAAATGCAATAAGTGAATTAGCAAAAAATAAAACGATTTTAGTAATAGCCCATCATTTAAACACAATTAAAAATGCAGAGAATATATTGGTCTTTGATGATGGTCAAATTGTTCAAAATGGAACTCATGATGATTTAATTATAAAAGAAGGCTTGTATAAAACTCTTTGGAATGTACAATCAAAATCTAAAGAGTATACTTTTTAA
- a CDS encoding energy-coupling factor ABC transporter ATP-binding protein: MISIQNLNFSYKKNREILKGINLNMNENELILVSGVSGSGKSTLFNCFNGLIPHFYNGIFEGDVLVNDKNTKELALHEISEVIGSVFQDPRSQFFTTDTTDEISFVCQNMAMDKYEIIKKVDDVFSFLDIEYLKDKNIFKLSSGEKQKIAIASAAVLNPSVYIFDEPSANLDFDSINKLTELFRLLKSKGHTIIVIEHRIYYLKNLIDRMIYIENGKIKKEYSFEDICRMSNDEFNSLGLRSLHLDKISIKNNPNNIDKSRCLELKDICFSYNHKTSLLFSQGSCSRNLDNINLKVFGGEIIGLIGKNGAGKTTLAKIISGLLKEECGEISIDNVVKSNKDRLKESYFVMQDSDYQLFESSVRKELELANENVVDLDEKIEKITKKLGLYKYLEHHPTSLSRGQKQRLTIACSIIPEKDIIIFDEPTSGLDFNNMKYVCDLIINLSKKGKIIFIISHDFEFLLMVSTRILYLNNAEIIEDFELKEENLDLFKQLLFLGD, from the coding sequence ATGATTTCAATACAAAATCTCAATTTTTCTTATAAAAAAAATAGGGAAATTTTAAAAGGTATAAATTTAAACATGAATGAAAACGAATTAATTTTGGTAAGTGGAGTTAGCGGATCGGGCAAAAGCACTCTTTTCAATTGTTTCAACGGATTAATACCTCATTTTTATAATGGAATTTTTGAGGGTGATGTTTTGGTAAATGATAAAAATACTAAAGAATTAGCTCTACATGAAATTTCAGAAGTAATCGGTTCCGTTTTTCAAGACCCACGTTCTCAATTTTTCACAACAGACACTACCGATGAAATATCATTTGTTTGTCAGAATATGGCTATGGATAAATATGAAATAATTAAAAAAGTTGATGATGTTTTTTCCTTCTTGGATATTGAATATTTAAAAGATAAAAATATTTTTAAATTATCTAGTGGAGAAAAACAGAAAATTGCTATTGCTTCTGCAGCTGTTCTCAATCCGTCAGTTTATATTTTTGATGAACCCTCTGCTAATTTAGATTTTGATTCAATTAATAAATTGACTGAACTTTTTAGACTATTGAAAAGTAAAGGCCATACAATTATAGTTATTGAACATAGGATTTATTATCTAAAGAATCTGATTGATAGGATGATTTATATAGAAAATGGGAAAATAAAAAAAGAATATTCATTTGAAGACATTTGTAGAATGTCCAATGACGAATTTAATTCTTTAGGTTTGAGGTCCCTTCATTTGGATAAGATTTCTATTAAAAACAATCCAAACAATATTGACAAAAGCAGATGTTTAGAACTTAAGGACATATGTTTTTCCTATAATCATAAAACTTCACTACTCTTTTCACAGGGCAGTTGTTCTAGAAATCTAGACAATATTAATTTAAAAGTTTTTGGCGGAGAAATTATAGGTCTGATTGGTAAAAACGGTGCTGGAAAAACCACCTTGGCAAAAATTATATCCGGACTTCTAAAAGAAGAATGCGGTGAGATTTCAATTGATAATGTTGTCAAATCTAATAAGGACAGGTTAAAAGAATCTTATTTTGTAATGCAGGATTCAGATTATCAGTTATTTGAAAGTAGTGTCAGAAAGGAATTGGAACTGGCCAATGAAAATGTAGTGGATTTGGATGAAAAAATAGAAAAAATAACAAAGAAACTGGGATTATATAAATATTTAGAACATCATCCTACAAGTCTTTCTAGAGGTCAAAAACAAAGATTAACTATTGCCTGTTCCATTATTCCTGAAAAGGATATTATAATTTTCGATGAGCCTACAAGCGGATTAGATTTTAACAACATGAAATATGTATGCGATTTGATTATAAATTTGTCTAAAAAAGGGAAAATTATTTTTATAATATCACATGATTTTGAATTTCTTTTAATGGTGTCCACAAGGATTTTATATTTAAATAATGCTGAAATAATCGAGGATTTCGAATTAAAAGAAGAAAATCTGGATTTGTTTAAACAATTATTATTTTTAGGAGATTAA
- a CDS encoding energy-coupling factor transporter transmembrane component T, with protein MNHHLDPRTKFFLIIVIGFMMFYLSEISYMVFILLLFIFLSINDGIFKESFKMFLIFAFLLLIDYLSIFIGNIGLNIAVSTALYLIERFFVFGMMGFYIFKTTKLSEFIIALENFNIPQTIILPFSVMIRFLPTIFEEYNYLKDSMKIRGITSSFKMIIKKPLDYMEYFLVPILIRSFKIADELSAYAMLRGLDSGKTKTMLYDLKFTKFDYLLIFVIIISTLIFYIKIF; from the coding sequence ATGAATCATCATTTAGATCCTAGAACTAAATTTTTTTTGATAATAGTCATTGGATTTATGATGTTTTATTTGAGTGAAATAAGTTACATGGTATTTATTTTACTTTTATTTATTTTTTTATCTATTAATGATGGAATATTCAAAGAATCATTTAAAATGTTTTTAATCTTTGCTTTTCTGTTATTGATAGATTACTTATCTATTTTTATAGGGAATATAGGGTTGAATATTGCTGTATCCACAGCATTGTATCTTATTGAAAGATTTTTTGTTTTTGGGATGATGGGTTTTTACATATTTAAAACAACCAAATTATCTGAGTTTATAATAGCTCTTGAAAATTTTAATATCCCTCAGACCATAATATTACCATTTTCCGTGATGATAAGATTTTTACCAACCATATTTGAGGAATATAATTATCTAAAAGATAGTATGAAAATTCGAGGCATAACATCTTCGTTTAAGATGATTATTAAAAAACCATTAGATTATATGGAATATTTCCTTGTCCCTATTTTAATTAGAAGTTTTAAGATTGCCGACGAGTTATCGGCTTATGCAATGTTAAGGGGGTTAGATAGTGGAAAAACTAAAACAATGCTTTATGATTTGAAATTTACAAAATTCGATTATTTACTAATATTCGTAATCATAATATCTACTTTAATTTTTTATATTAAAATTTTTTAA